Proteins from one Rhodoflexus caldus genomic window:
- a CDS encoding TerC family protein: MLSNEIIFFAGFTVFIIGILALDLGLFSKKDHIVKFKEAAAWSAVWVLFALGFYVLLDRQGHLIHDIQSYQDLERVVNTYMAGKVVLYPDDFERSLAVYRDTISLEFITGYLLEYSLSVDNIFVIIMIFTSFGVREKYFKKVLFWGILGAILMRFIFIFVGAALIQTFAWVMYLFGGFLIYTGIKMFLERNEEESIEPAKHPVVRIAAKWFRVYPRYVRNRFFVKKHEHWHLTPLFVVVMIIEFTDLIFAVDSVPAVFAVTQDPYIVFFSNIFAILGLRSMFFFLSNIVHIFHYLKVGLSLLLVFIGTKMIAHHWLSEIGFTTIHSLYVILGILGISIVASLLFPVKEPATATAPAHETTIEENVEHVKEELAKRLE, encoded by the coding sequence ATGTTATCTAATGAAATAATCTTTTTTGCCGGTTTTACGGTCTTTATAATCGGCATTTTGGCGTTGGACTTAGGGCTGTTCTCTAAAAAAGACCACATAGTCAAGTTCAAGGAAGCTGCTGCGTGGAGTGCCGTTTGGGTGCTTTTTGCGCTGGGTTTTTATGTCCTGTTAGACCGCCAAGGGCATCTGATACACGACATACAAAGTTATCAGGACTTGGAAAGGGTTGTTAATACCTACATGGCGGGCAAAGTTGTGCTCTATCCCGATGATTTTGAGCGAAGTTTAGCCGTCTATCGCGATACCATTTCGCTGGAATTTATTACAGGCTATCTGCTGGAATATTCTCTTTCGGTAGATAACATTTTCGTTATCATCATGATTTTCACTTCCTTCGGCGTGCGCGAAAAGTACTTTAAAAAAGTACTTTTTTGGGGCATTTTGGGGGCAATTCTGATGCGCTTCATCTTTATATTCGTTGGTGCAGCGCTGATACAGACTTTTGCATGGGTGATGTATCTGTTTGGCGGCTTTTTGATATATACCGGCATCAAAATGTTCCTCGAGCGAAATGAGGAAGAATCCATCGAGCCTGCCAAGCATCCTGTTGTGCGCATAGCCGCCAAATGGTTTCGGGTATATCCGCGCTATGTACGCAATCGCTTTTTTGTCAAAAAACACGAGCACTGGCATCTGACCCCGCTTTTTGTCGTAGTGATGATTATAGAATTTACCGATTTGATTTTTGCGGTAGATTCCGTTCCGGCAGTGTTTGCCGTAACGCAAGACCCCTACATTGTGTTCTTCTCCAATATTTTCGCTATTCTGGGGCTGCGTTCCATGTTTTTCTTCCTGTCCAATATTGTTCATATTTTCCACTACCTCAAAGTAGGGCTGTCTTTATTGCTGGTGTTTATCGGTACGAAAATGATAGCCCATCATTGGTTGTCGGAAATTGGTTTCACAACCATCCACTCATTGTATGTGATTTTGGGAATTTTGGGCATAAGTATTGTTGCTTCTTTGTTGTTCCCTGTAAAAGAGCCTGCTACGGCAACTGCGCCTGCACATGAAACTACCATTGAAGAAAATGTAGAGCATGTGAAGGAAGAGTTGGCCAAGCGGCTGGAATAA
- a CDS encoding DUF4293 domain-containing protein yields MIQRIQSVFLLLVMIAMTLMLFFPVWNKQNPETGAKASLTIATLLHEANGQVVHKQNVIYLGIGAAVAIVLASISLFSYKNRKLQVMINLINTLVIIGVLIGEVLLSFKGEKFFLPAVKGAYGIGFYMPGVALVCNALANRFIRRDEMLVRSMDRLR; encoded by the coding sequence ATGATTCAACGCATACAATCGGTTTTTCTGTTATTGGTGATGATTGCCATGACGCTGATGCTGTTTTTCCCTGTATGGAACAAACAGAACCCTGAAACAGGCGCCAAAGCATCGCTGACTATTGCCACCCTGCTGCACGAAGCCAACGGACAGGTTGTGCACAAACAAAACGTTATCTATCTGGGAATCGGCGCTGCGGTGGCCATTGTATTGGCAAGTATCTCACTGTTCAGCTACAAGAACCGCAAGTTGCAGGTAATGATTAACCTGATTAATACTTTGGTAATTATCGGTGTACTGATTGGAGAAGTGCTGTTGTCTTTCAAAGGCGAAAAGTTTTTCTTGCCCGCCGTGAAAGGCGCTTACGGCATCGGCTTTTACATGCCCGGGGTTGCGCTGGTGTGTAATGCGCTGGCCAATCGGTTTATTCGCCGCGATGAAATGCTGGTGCGCTCCATGGACAGACTGCGCTAA
- a CDS encoding GNAT family N-acetyltransferase, with protein MQISVKHIIADEELKKAFNIRRNVFVIEQQVPENEEYDEFESSSRHFLAIADGIPCGTARWRFTDKGIKMERFAVLADFRGKQVGTALVAAVLEDIRQHPESKGKTRYLHAQLSAMPLYAKFGFRAEGEMFSECDIWHYKMVLPPNQNEAK; from the coding sequence ATGCAGATTTCCGTAAAACATATTATTGCGGACGAAGAACTTAAAAAAGCCTTCAATATTCGGCGTAACGTTTTCGTTATAGAACAGCAAGTACCTGAAAACGAGGAATATGACGAGTTTGAGTCATCCAGTCGTCATTTTTTGGCAATAGCAGATGGCATTCCGTGCGGAACAGCGCGCTGGCGATTTACTGATAAGGGAATAAAAATGGAACGTTTTGCCGTATTGGCTGATTTTAGAGGTAAACAGGTGGGCACTGCATTAGTGGCGGCTGTACTGGAAGACATCAGACAACATCCTGAAAGTAAAGGCAAAACACGTTATCTGCACGCACAGTTATCAGCTATGCCTCTTTATGCCAAATTTGGGTTTCGGGCAGAAGGCGAAATGTTTTCCGAATGTGATATATGGCATTACAAGATGGTGCTGCCGCCTAACCAAAATGAAGCGAAATAA
- a CDS encoding geranylgeranylglyceryl/heptaprenylglyceryl phosphate synthase, translating into MAEVLIRQKIDGGQRLLAVLIDPDKMSFDDKSSVWQLLGRHRPDLLLVGGSLLTLGDVHQTVTWLKARFDLPVWLFPGNYQHLTPAADALLLLSLVSGRNPEFLISQHVAAAPLIRRMNLAAIPTAYMLVDGGVPTTVSYISNTQPIPANKPDVAVATAMAAELLGMQMIYLEAGSGAANPVPPTMITAVRQAVGLPLIVGGGIRSAQSLENAYLAGADIAVVGTAWEQNPAIIAEMIAVRNKFGN; encoded by the coding sequence TTGGCAGAAGTTCTGATTCGGCAGAAAATTGACGGCGGGCAAAGGTTGCTTGCCGTATTGATAGACCCCGATAAAATGTCATTTGATGATAAATCATCCGTATGGCAGTTATTGGGCAGGCATCGTCCTGATTTATTGTTGGTAGGCGGCAGTTTGCTTACCCTTGGAGATGTGCACCAAACTGTTACATGGCTCAAAGCCCGTTTTGACTTGCCTGTATGGCTGTTTCCGGGCAACTATCAGCATCTGACACCCGCAGCCGATGCGCTGCTGTTGCTCTCCTTGGTTTCGGGGCGCAACCCCGAGTTTTTGATAAGCCAACATGTGGCAGCAGCCCCTTTGATTCGGCGGATGAATCTTGCGGCTATCCCAACGGCCTATATGCTTGTAGATGGGGGCGTACCGACAACCGTTTCCTACATCAGCAATACGCAACCGATACCTGCCAACAAGCCCGATGTGGCCGTTGCCACGGCAATGGCAGCCGAGTTGCTGGGTATGCAAATGATTTATCTGGAAGCCGGCAGCGGAGCGGCTAACCCTGTACCGCCGACTATGATAACAGCCGTTCGGCAGGCGGTCGGTTTGCCGTTAATCGTTGGCGGCGGCATCCGTTCCGCCCAATCGCTTGAAAACGCCTATCTGGCCGGGGCGGATATTGCCGTTGTCGGCACGGCTTGGGAGCAAAATCCCGCAATCATAGCCGAGATGATTGCCGTCAGAAACAAATTCGGCAATTAG
- a CDS encoding vWA domain-containing protein, with the protein MPEWLSWKWFLPATLQQFDWGTAPYQGYYFFVMMLLPVLYILRWLIHFRNRQKLEIALLERDTTDDAWAWLRHIPSILLLLALSMFVLALARPQRTNEQVERSLESIDIILCIDISESMQAEDFRPNRLEAAKEVARKFVAGRTQDKIGIVVFSGEAYSLSPLTTDYNLLETYLKEINFDMIPDGGTAIGSALGVATVRMKESQAKTKVIILLSDGENTAGNIAPEDAAKLAFADGIRIYTIGVGKEGRVPIGKNVFGDTRYIENSMDESTLRKLAEIGEGQYFRAQDNSTLAEIFSRIDRYEKVQVKEKRFRDVKDYYQVYLMWGLIFFLLWLLLKNTFIMNALED; encoded by the coding sequence ATGCCTGAGTGGTTGTCGTGGAAATGGTTTCTGCCCGCTACCCTGCAACAGTTTGACTGGGGTACGGCTCCCTATCAGGGGTATTACTTTTTTGTGATGATGTTGTTGCCGGTACTGTATATTTTGCGCTGGCTGATACACTTCCGCAATCGTCAGAAGTTGGAAATTGCTTTGTTGGAGCGCGATACTACCGACGACGCATGGGCATGGTTGCGGCATATTCCAAGTATATTGCTGTTATTGGCGCTGAGTATGTTCGTGCTGGCTTTAGCACGTCCGCAGCGTACCAATGAGCAGGTAGAACGCTCGCTGGAAAGCATAGATATTATTTTGTGTATAGACATATCCGAGTCTATGCAGGCAGAAGATTTTCGCCCCAATCGGCTGGAAGCCGCCAAAGAAGTGGCGCGCAAGTTTGTGGCAGGTCGCACACAAGACAAAATCGGTATTGTGGTTTTTTCCGGCGAAGCCTATTCCCTCAGCCCGCTGACAACCGATTATAACTTGTTGGAAACCTACTTGAAGGAAATCAACTTTGATATGATTCCCGACGGCGGTACGGCTATCGGCAGTGCTTTGGGAGTGGCTACCGTCCGCATGAAAGAATCGCAGGCGAAGACAAAAGTAATCATCCTGCTAAGCGACGGCGAAAATACCGCCGGCAACATAGCCCCCGAAGATGCCGCTAAATTGGCATTTGCCGATGGTATCCGCATTTATACCATCGGTGTGGGCAAAGAAGGGCGCGTACCGATTGGCAAAAACGTGTTTGGCGATACGCGCTATATTGAAAACAGCATGGACGAAAGCACCCTTCGCAAACTGGCGGAAATTGGCGAAGGGCAATATTTCCGCGCGCAGGACAACAGCACACTGGCAGAAATTTTCAGTCGGATAGACCGTTACGAAAAAGTTCAGGTCAAAGAAAAACGCTTCCGCGATGTAAAAGATTACTATCAGGTGTATCTGATGTGGGGGCTGATTTTCTTCCTATTGTGGCTTTTGCTGAAAAATACATTCATTATGAATGCATTGGAAGATTAG